The genomic region GTTCCAGGCTGGCGTACTCCACGGCATCTCCCGGTTCTGCAACGTTCGGTTGCATCAACGGTACTGCACGGCGGGCGTCAGCGCTTGCCGGTGGCTTCCTTGTTGTAGGCGTCGACCACTTCCTTGACGTCGCCGTCCATCCGCAACACCCCCTTGTCGAGCCAGATCGCCCGGTTGCAGGTGTCCAGCACGACGTCCAGCGAGTGACTGACCAGGAAGACCGTGCCGGCCTGGTCACGCAGGTCCTTGATCTTCTGCTCCGACCGGACCCGGAACTCCGCGTCGCCGGTGGCCAGCGCCTCGTCGACGAGCAGGATGTCGTGGGTCTTGGCCGAGGCGATCGCGAACTTCAGCCGGGCCGACATGCCCGACGAGTACGTCGACATCGGCAGGTCGATGAAGTCGCCGATGCCGGAGAACTCGACGATCTCGTCGTAGCGTTGCTCGATCTCCTCGGCGCTCATGCCCATCGCGAGACAGCCCAGCACGACGTTGCGGTCACCGGTCAGGTCGTTCATCATCGCGGCGTTGACGCCCAGCAGGGACGGCTGGCCGCCGGTGTAGATCGCACCCGAGGCCGGCGGCAGCAGGCCCGCGATCGCCCGCAGCAGGGTCGACTTGCCGGAGCCGTTGCGGCCGATCAGGCCGATCGCGTCGCCCTTGTACGCGGTGAACGAGACGTTCTTGACCGCGTGCACCTCGCGGATGGTGGGCCGGTCCTGGCGCTTCAGGATCCGCCGGAAGGCGGTCGCCGCGGTGCCCTTGCCGCCGGAGCCGGCCGCGACCTTGTAGATGATGTTGACGTTGTCCGCGATCACCGTCGGGACAGCTTCACCGGCCGGCGGCACCGCCGCCGGCGTCGGAGCTGCCTGTTCAGCCACGGCCATACCTGTCCTCCGCACGCCAGAAGTAGATGAATCCGCCGACCAGGGTCACCACCGCCCAGCCGATCGCGATCGGCCAGGCATTCGGCAGTTCGTGCTCGGCGTGCGACTCCAGCAGGGCGCGGCGGACGATGTCGATGTACGCCGAGATCGGGTTCAGGGCCAGCACGTGGATGACCCAGCCCGGCGCGTCGGCGTCCCGCAGCTTGTCCGGGATGGAGAAGAAGATGCCGGACGCGTACAGCCAGGTCCGGGTGATGAACGGCAGCAGCTGGCTGATGTCGGTCAGGAACGTGCCCAGCCGGGCGAAGATCAGCGTCATGCCGATGTTGAACATCGTCTGCAGCAGCAGTGCCGGCACGATCAGGAACCAGCGCCAGGCCGGCCCGTCGGTGAACCCGACCAGCACCAGCAGGATGCCCATCGAGATGAACAGCTGGTTCAGCTCGTTCACCACGTAGGCCAGCGGCAGCGTGGCGCGGGGGAAGTGCAGGGTGCGGATCAGCGACATGTTGGTCGAGATCGCGCGCGACCCCTCGGTCATCGACCGCTGAGTGAAGGTGAAG from Kribbella flavida DSM 17836 harbors:
- a CDS encoding ABC transporter permease yields the protein MSTAAESAKTAEIAALAERYGLFRSAARPPLRSYLRELWGRRQFIYSYARARTYALYAGARLGSVWQVLTPLLNAGVYALAFGLLLGTATGIENYAAFLICGMFVFTFTQRSMTEGSRAISTNMSLIRTLHFPRATLPLAYVVNELNQLFISMGILLVLVGFTDGPAWRWFLIVPALLLQTMFNIGMTLIFARLGTFLTDISQLLPFITRTWLYASGIFFSIPDKLRDADAPGWVIHVLALNPISAYIDIVRRALLESHAEHELPNAWPIAIGWAVVTLVGGFIYFWRAEDRYGRG
- a CDS encoding ABC transporter ATP-binding protein; translated protein: MAVAEQAAPTPAAVPPAGEAVPTVIADNVNIIYKVAAGSGGKGTAATAFRRILKRQDRPTIREVHAVKNVSFTAYKGDAIGLIGRNGSGKSTLLRAIAGLLPPASGAIYTGGQPSLLGVNAAMMNDLTGDRNVVLGCLAMGMSAEEIEQRYDEIVEFSGIGDFIDLPMSTYSSGMSARLKFAIASAKTHDILLVDEALATGDAEFRVRSEQKIKDLRDQAGTVFLVSHSLDVVLDTCNRAIWLDKGVLRMDGDVKEVVDAYNKEATGKR